From Corynebacterium frankenforstense DSM 45800, the proteins below share one genomic window:
- the deoC gene encoding deoxyribose-phosphate aldolase, whose amino-acid sequence MTDPKTVANMIDHTLLKPESTPEDVAELIAEAAKLGTYSVCVSPSQLPVETPEGVHVATVVGFPSGAVKAEIKAAEAARAVEDGAEEVDMVINIAFALTGRFDELESEIRTVREAIPGIVLKVILETAVLDDAAVVAACRAAEAAGADFVKTSTGFHPAGGASVHAVKLMADTVGGRLGVKASGGIRTGADALAMIEAGATRLGLSSSAKVLADIENEAK is encoded by the coding sequence ATGACTGACCCCAAGACCGTCGCGAACATGATCGACCACACCCTGCTCAAGCCGGAGTCCACGCCGGAGGACGTCGCCGAGCTGATCGCCGAGGCCGCGAAGCTGGGCACCTACTCCGTGTGCGTCTCCCCGTCGCAGCTGCCCGTCGAGACCCCCGAGGGCGTCCACGTCGCGACCGTCGTCGGCTTCCCCTCCGGCGCCGTCAAGGCCGAGATCAAGGCCGCCGAGGCCGCCCGCGCCGTCGAGGACGGCGCCGAGGAGGTCGACATGGTCATCAACATCGCCTTCGCGCTGACCGGCCGCTTCGACGAGCTCGAGTCCGAGATCCGCACCGTGCGCGAGGCGATCCCCGGCATCGTGCTCAAGGTGATCCTTGAGACTGCAGTGCTTGACGACGCCGCGGTGGTCGCCGCCTGCCGCGCCGCCGAGGCGGCGGGCGCCGACTTCGTGAAGACCTCCACCGGTTTCCACCCCGCCGGCGGCGCGAGCGTGCACGCGGTGAAGCTGATGGCCGACACCGTGGGCGGGCGCCTGGGTGTGAAGGCCTCCGGCGGGATCCGCACCGGCGCCGACGCGCTGGCGATGATCGAGGCGGGCGCGACCCGGCTGGGCCTGTCCTCCTCGGCGAAGGTGCTGGCCGACATCGAGAACGAGGCGAAGTAG
- a CDS encoding demethylmenaquinone methyltransferase, whose product MAKADLDKKPLDVAGMFDDVGKRYDITNTVLSFGQDRYWRRRTRERLDLKPGEKVLDLAAGTAVSTVELSRSGAWCVACDFSRGMLKAGRDRDVPKVCGDAMRLPFADETFDAVTISYGLRNVHDFRAALREMARVTRPGGRLLVNEFSTPVVPVFATVYKEYLMRLLPQIARLVSSNPEAYEYLADSIRQWPDQVGLAREINRNGWTDAGWQNLTLGIVAIHSAVKPG is encoded by the coding sequence GTGGCTAAGGCAGACCTGGACAAGAAGCCGCTCGACGTCGCGGGGATGTTCGACGACGTCGGCAAGCGTTACGACATCACGAACACCGTCCTGTCCTTCGGGCAGGACCGCTACTGGCGGCGCCGCACGCGCGAGCGCCTCGACCTCAAGCCCGGCGAGAAGGTCCTCGACCTGGCCGCCGGCACCGCCGTGTCGACCGTCGAGCTGTCCCGCTCCGGCGCCTGGTGCGTGGCCTGCGACTTCTCGCGCGGCATGCTCAAGGCCGGCCGCGACCGCGACGTGCCCAAGGTGTGCGGCGACGCGATGCGCCTGCCCTTCGCCGACGAGACCTTCGACGCGGTGACCATCTCCTACGGGCTGCGCAACGTCCACGACTTCCGCGCCGCGCTGCGCGAGATGGCGCGTGTGACCAGGCCGGGCGGGCGCCTGCTGGTCAACGAGTTCTCCACGCCCGTCGTGCCCGTCTTCGCGACGGTCTACAAGGAGTACCTGATGCGCCTGCTGCCGCAGATCGCGCGGCTGGTCTCCTCGAACCCCGAGGCCTACGAGTACCTCGCCGACTCGATCCGCCAGTGGCCCGACCAGGTCGGGCTCGCCCGCGAGATCAACCGCAACGGGTGGACCGACGCCGGGTGGCAGAACCTGACCCTCGGCATCGTCGCGATCCACTCCGCCGTCAAGCCCGGGTAG
- a CDS encoding glycosyltransferase family 4 protein: MRIGIVTESFLPNVNGVTNSVLRVLEHLEATGHEAVVVAPGARGFEEEIPEYRGFPIHRVPTVRVPLVDSLPVGVPTPTVTSVLRDFEPDVVHLASPFVLGAAGAYSAAQLGVPAVGVYQTDVAGFSGRYHLGPLATAAWEWTRLVHNACARTLAPSSPTIAELTAHGVRNVYRWGRGVDAERFNPAKRSAELRRSWEPTGRKRIVGFVGRLAAEKGVHRLAVLSGRPDIQLVIVGDGPERDRLRALMPDAVFTGQLGGDKLAEAYASLDLFVHPGEFETFCQAVQEAQASGVPTIGPRAGGPVDLIEQSVTGELLDVETFSRDLPAAVERLLDDAVHDTMARTCRETVENRTWYAQGEKLLGHYREVIGRFRPTGLAALKAAYRPLWTADLAAGRPARSGRAGRTARADRAGRAGHLAGGTRNPGAA, encoded by the coding sequence ATGCGGATCGGTATCGTCACGGAGTCATTCCTGCCCAACGTCAACGGCGTGACCAACTCGGTGCTGCGCGTCCTCGAGCACCTCGAGGCCACCGGTCACGAGGCCGTCGTGGTCGCCCCCGGCGCCCGCGGCTTCGAGGAGGAGATCCCCGAGTACCGCGGCTTCCCGATCCACCGCGTGCCCACCGTGCGCGTCCCGCTCGTCGACTCGCTGCCCGTCGGCGTGCCCACCCCGACCGTGACGTCCGTGCTGCGCGACTTCGAGCCGGACGTCGTCCACCTGGCCAGCCCCTTCGTCCTCGGCGCGGCGGGCGCCTACTCGGCCGCGCAGCTCGGCGTGCCGGCCGTCGGCGTCTACCAGACCGACGTCGCCGGCTTCTCCGGGCGCTACCACCTCGGCCCCCTGGCCACCGCCGCCTGGGAGTGGACCCGCCTCGTGCACAACGCCTGCGCGCGCACCCTGGCGCCGTCCTCGCCGACGATCGCCGAGCTGACCGCCCACGGTGTGCGCAACGTCTACCGCTGGGGCCGCGGCGTCGACGCCGAGCGCTTCAACCCGGCCAAGCGCTCGGCCGAGCTGCGCCGCAGCTGGGAGCCGACGGGCCGCAAGCGCATCGTCGGCTTCGTCGGCCGGCTGGCCGCGGAGAAGGGCGTGCACCGCCTCGCCGTGCTCTCCGGGCGCCCGGACATCCAGCTGGTCATCGTCGGCGACGGGCCCGAGCGCGACCGCCTGCGCGCCCTGATGCCCGACGCCGTGTTCACCGGCCAGCTCGGCGGCGACAAGCTCGCCGAGGCCTACGCCTCGCTCGACCTGTTCGTCCACCCCGGCGAGTTCGAGACCTTCTGCCAGGCCGTCCAGGAGGCGCAGGCCTCGGGCGTGCCCACCATCGGCCCGCGCGCCGGCGGCCCCGTCGACCTCATCGAGCAGTCCGTCACCGGCGAGCTCCTCGACGTCGAGACCTTCTCCCGCGACCTGCCCGCCGCCGTGGAGCGCCTGCTTGACGACGCCGTGCACGACACCATGGCGCGCACCTGCCGGGAGACCGTGGAGAACCGCACCTGGTACGCGCAGGGTGAGAAGTTGCTGGGGCACTACCGCGAGGTCATCGGCCGGTTCCGGCCGACCGGCCTGGCGGCGCTCAAGGCGGCCTACCGCCCGCTGTGGACCGCGGACCTGGCGGCGGGCCGCCCGGCCCGCTCCGGTCGCGCCGGTCGCACCGCCCGCGCCGACCGCGCGGGGCGCGCGGGCCACCTCGCCGGCGGCACCCGGAACCCCGGCGCCGCTTAA
- a CDS encoding DUF3592 domain-containing protein, with protein MDGGGLRKRVRQFIVALYVLACLGCAAMVIGPALNDRTIDANPGRALAEVTDVGWRRTTVDYQDAEGIFHSPPGGVAYPGGLQEGQRVWVTYAVDDPDLVKVEGREWTLALTPAISSWLVCTVVAGLSWWLAGTVGAGRRRG; from the coding sequence ATGGACGGCGGCGGGCTGCGCAAGCGCGTGCGCCAGTTCATCGTGGCGCTCTACGTGCTGGCGTGCCTGGGCTGCGCGGCGATGGTCATCGGCCCGGCGCTCAACGACCGCACCATCGACGCCAACCCGGGGCGCGCCCTGGCCGAGGTCACCGACGTCGGCTGGCGGCGCACCACCGTCGACTACCAGGACGCCGAGGGCATCTTCCACTCCCCGCCGGGCGGGGTGGCCTACCCGGGCGGCCTGCAGGAGGGCCAGCGCGTCTGGGTGACCTACGCCGTCGACGACCCCGACCTGGTCAAGGTCGAGGGCCGCGAGTGGACGCTGGCGCTGACCCCGGCGATCTCCTCGTGGCTGGTGTGCACCGTGGTCGCGGGGCTGTCGTGGTGGCTCGCGGGCACCGTCGGAGCCGGGCGGCGGCGCGGGTGA
- a CDS encoding FAD-dependent monooxygenase, producing the protein MTGVVEQVHTDVLVVGAGPAGSAAAIHAARAGLGVILADAAQFPRDKTCGDGLTPRAMHQLRRLGIAGEVLGAYRNRGLKLHGFGGSVTVPWPESRFGGEGSAVPRTLFDAALVRAAVDAGAELWGGARASAVERDAAGVVREVSFIRDGVERRVRCRHLIVADGVRSELGRRLGRQWHRGEVYGIAARSYCRSPRAREEWIHSHLELRDADGVVQPGYGWIFPLGDAPVGGDPDAAAARLRGGAEPGASDAGAHRAAGADVHEADVPAAASGASGTGWVNLGCGALSTAARPAKVNTKKLLSHYAAARREAWTLGEEQHVTSAMLPMGGAVSGVAGPNWALIGDAAACVNPLNGEGIDYALETAEQVVALIRAGGDGPELTAAWPALLNEHYGEAFLLARTLARALTHPRFLPAVGPLGLRGPAARMIMPAAARLMGNLVTDDDRDLVARVWRAAGAVTKAARAGSPLWAPAETPAS; encoded by the coding sequence ATGACGGGCGTGGTTGAGCAAGTGCACACGGACGTCCTCGTCGTCGGCGCCGGGCCCGCGGGCTCCGCGGCGGCGATCCATGCCGCGCGCGCCGGACTCGGCGTGATCCTCGCCGACGCCGCGCAGTTCCCGCGCGACAAGACCTGCGGCGACGGGCTGACCCCGCGCGCGATGCACCAGCTGCGCCGGCTCGGCATCGCGGGCGAGGTGCTCGGCGCCTACCGCAACCGCGGCCTGAAGCTGCACGGCTTCGGCGGCTCGGTGACGGTTCCGTGGCCGGAGAGCCGCTTCGGGGGCGAGGGTTCCGCGGTGCCGCGCACGCTTTTCGACGCCGCGCTGGTCCGGGCCGCCGTCGACGCCGGCGCCGAGCTGTGGGGCGGGGCGCGGGCGAGTGCCGTCGAGCGCGACGCCGCCGGGGTGGTCCGGGAGGTCTCGTTCATTCGCGACGGGGTCGAGCGCCGCGTGCGCTGCCGGCACCTGATCGTCGCCGACGGGGTGCGCTCGGAGCTCGGGCGGCGGCTGGGCCGGCAGTGGCACCGCGGCGAGGTCTACGGCATCGCGGCGCGCTCGTACTGCCGCAGCCCGCGCGCCCGGGAGGAGTGGATCCACTCGCACCTGGAGCTCCGCGACGCCGACGGCGTGGTGCAGCCTGGTTACGGGTGGATCTTCCCGCTCGGCGACGCCCCGGTGGGCGGCGACCCCGATGCCGCTGCGGCGCGGCTGCGTGGCGGCGCAGAGCCTGGTGCGTCCGACGCTGGAGCGCACCGTGCGGCGGGTGCGGACGTGCACGAGGCTGACGTTCCGGCAGCGGCGTCCGGCGCCTCCGGAACCGGGTGGGTGAACCTGGGCTGCGGGGCGCTGTCGACGGCCGCGCGCCCGGCGAAGGTCAACACGAAGAAGCTGCTGTCCCACTACGCCGCCGCGCGCCGCGAGGCGTGGACACTGGGCGAGGAGCAGCACGTGACCTCGGCGATGCTGCCGATGGGCGGCGCGGTCAGCGGTGTCGCGGGCCCGAACTGGGCGCTCATCGGCGACGCGGCGGCCTGCGTCAACCCGCTCAACGGCGAGGGCATCGACTACGCGCTGGAGACCGCCGAGCAGGTCGTCGCGCTGATCCGCGCAGGCGGCGACGGCCCGGAGCTGACGGCCGCCTGGCCGGCGCTGCTCAACGAGCACTACGGCGAGGCGTTCCTGCTGGCGCGCACCCTGGCCCGCGCGCTGACGCACCCGCGGTTCCTGCCGGCGGTCGGCCCGCTGGGGCTGCGCGGCCCGGCGGCGCGGATGATCATGCCGGCGGCGGCGCGGCTGATGGGCAACCTGGTCACCGACGACGACCGCGACCTGGTCGCGCGCGTGTGGCGGGCGGCCGGGGCGGTCACGAAGGCCGCCCGCGCCGGCTCGCCGCTCTGGGCGCCCGCGGAAACCCCGGCGAGCTAG
- a CDS encoding MFS transporter: MGKTQTAKQNTAAALNPKRAVPILLFTFVFCLVIDNAFKTMTMPIAEGLGIDDNTASLQASLAGVIIGIGAVVYAALADSISIRKLMLVGVGLIVVGSAIGWIFSGSWAMVLTGRLVQTTGLAAAETLYVIYVTKHLSEADQKTYLGFSTAAFQAGLLIGALTSGFVSTHISWTAMFLIPLILILAVPAIYKMVPEDEAVEGHLDAVGLVLIAVFATSLTMFMQAFNFLWLIPAALGVAGFAWHIQRAQHPVVKPEFFTNGRYVWTLVMVFLVYSTQLGFIFLLPYAAQDLHGMSIDRASLLMVPGYICAILVGVFSGRIGKVLSSRTTIYIAFGMIVGALVLCALFMKLHVAVLIVAIIAFASGFALFYAPLVNTALSNIPALKSGIAIGFYNLTINIAIPLGIAYSAKLNDITDDYSVILWVLAAVAAAGSAIYVVADLAMARKEHAPARVA, translated from the coding sequence GTGGGTAAGACACAGACCGCCAAGCAGAACACCGCCGCCGCGCTCAACCCCAAGCGCGCCGTCCCGATCCTCCTGTTCACCTTCGTCTTCTGCCTCGTCATCGACAACGCCTTCAAGACGATGACGATGCCGATCGCCGAGGGCCTCGGCATCGACGACAACACCGCCTCCCTGCAGGCCTCCCTGGCCGGCGTGATCATCGGCATCGGCGCGGTCGTCTACGCCGCCCTCGCCGACTCGATCTCCATCCGCAAGCTGATGCTCGTCGGCGTCGGGCTGATCGTGGTCGGCTCCGCGATCGGCTGGATCTTCTCCGGCTCCTGGGCGATGGTGCTCACCGGCCGCCTGGTCCAGACCACCGGCCTGGCCGCCGCCGAGACCCTCTACGTCATCTACGTGACCAAGCACCTCAGCGAGGCGGACCAGAAGACCTACCTGGGCTTCTCCACCGCCGCCTTCCAGGCCGGCCTCCTCATCGGCGCGCTGACCAGTGGCTTCGTGTCCACGCACATCTCGTGGACCGCGATGTTCCTCATCCCGCTGATCCTCATCCTGGCCGTCCCGGCCATCTACAAGATGGTCCCCGAGGACGAGGCCGTCGAGGGCCACCTCGACGCCGTGGGGCTGGTGCTCATCGCCGTGTTCGCCACCTCGCTGACGATGTTCATGCAGGCGTTCAACTTCCTGTGGCTCATCCCGGCCGCCCTGGGTGTCGCCGGCTTCGCCTGGCACATCCAGCGGGCCCAGCACCCCGTGGTCAAACCGGAGTTCTTCACCAACGGCCGCTACGTATGGACCCTGGTGATGGTCTTCCTGGTCTACTCCACCCAGCTCGGCTTCATCTTCCTGCTGCCCTACGCGGCGCAGGACCTGCACGGCATGTCCATCGACCGCGCCAGCCTGCTGATGGTGCCCGGCTACATCTGCGCGATCCTCGTCGGCGTCTTCTCGGGCCGCATCGGCAAGGTGCTGTCGAGCCGCACGACCATCTACATCGCCTTCGGCATGATCGTCGGCGCCCTGGTCCTCTGCGCGCTGTTCATGAAGCTGCACGTCGCCGTGCTCATCGTCGCGATCATCGCCTTCGCCTCCGGCTTCGCCCTCTTCTACGCGCCGCTGGTCAACACGGCCCTGAGCAACATCCCGGCGCTGAAGTCCGGCATCGCCATCGGCTTCTACAACCTGACCATCAACATCGCGATCCCGCTGGGCATCGCCTACTCGGCCAAGCTCAACGACATCACCGACGACTACTCGGTGATCCTGTGGGTGCTCGCAGCCGTCGCCGCCGCCGGCAGCGCGATCTACGTGGTCGCCGACCTGGCCATGGCGCGCAAGGAGCACGCCCCGGCCCGCGTCGCCTGA
- the menD gene encoding 2-succinyl-5-enolpyruvyl-6-hydroxy-3-cyclohexene-1-carboxylic-acid synthase translates to MSDSRDAAPQPSAPDATALAAEVVDRLAGFVTDVVVCPGSRNTPLTLALTARRDLRVHVRVDERSAAFLALGLARAQRRCVAVCMTSGTAVANCLPAVVEAAQSHTPLVVLAADRPARLVGTGASQTIVQRGLFGGYAPTLQVDHVGTGEGAAEDIDAFLTAHPQAHLNVALDNPLVPAAAPGPVGEPRTTAPRPRPVTPEVDHGEVAVDLSRDTLVIAGDEAWEVPGLEEAPTIAEPSAPAPLNPVHPLAAAALRPEQVIVVGHPTLHRAVLRLAAGVLDDAAPADAGGSAAGPAPGAGAAPEVIVLSRTETVTDPEGAASRVGSRVKTSGEPRREWLAACERASQLAAEAVRAGLADSEYGFTGLHVAAAVADELGDGDTLFAAASNPVRDLSWVGLPFAGVRTLTPRGAAGIDGSVSQAIGAALAAQAEHPELPTAPRTVALLGDLAFLHDVGGLLIGAEEPRPENLTIVVANDDGGGIFESLEIGAPGLRPGFERAFATPTGVDLGELCAGYGVEHARVGNLDELVDALVDAAEHPRFHVIEARTTRATRRALSETVQKVALRAVGEDAAAPAEDA, encoded by the coding sequence ATGAGCGATTCCCGTGATGCCGCCCCGCAGCCCTCTGCCCCGGACGCGACCGCGCTGGCCGCCGAGGTGGTCGACCGGCTCGCCGGCTTCGTCACCGACGTCGTCGTCTGCCCCGGCTCGCGCAACACGCCCCTGACCCTGGCGCTGACCGCGCGGCGCGACCTGCGCGTGCACGTCCGCGTCGACGAGCGCTCCGCCGCCTTCCTCGCCCTGGGTCTGGCCCGCGCGCAGCGCCGCTGCGTCGCGGTGTGCATGACCTCTGGCACGGCCGTGGCCAACTGCCTGCCCGCCGTCGTCGAGGCCGCCCAGTCGCACACCCCGCTGGTCGTCCTCGCCGCCGACCGTCCCGCCCGCCTGGTGGGCACCGGCGCCTCGCAGACCATCGTCCAGCGCGGCCTCTTCGGCGGCTACGCGCCGACGCTGCAGGTCGACCACGTCGGCACCGGCGAGGGCGCGGCCGAGGACATCGACGCCTTCCTCACCGCCCACCCGCAGGCCCACCTCAACGTCGCGCTGGACAACCCGCTGGTGCCGGCGGCCGCGCCCGGGCCCGTCGGCGAGCCCCGCACCACCGCGCCCCGCCCGCGCCCGGTCACCCCGGAGGTCGACCACGGCGAGGTCGCCGTCGACCTGAGCCGCGACACCCTCGTCATCGCCGGCGACGAGGCCTGGGAAGTCCCCGGCCTCGAGGAGGCGCCCACCATCGCCGAGCCGAGCGCGCCCGCCCCGCTCAACCCCGTCCACCCGTTGGCCGCCGCCGCGCTGCGCCCCGAGCAGGTCATCGTGGTGGGCCACCCCACCCTGCACCGCGCGGTGCTGCGCCTGGCCGCGGGCGTGCTTGACGACGCCGCGCCCGCCGACGCCGGCGGTTCCGCGGCGGGGCCTGCGCCGGGCGCCGGGGCGGCGCCCGAGGTGATCGTGCTCAGCCGCACGGAGACGGTCACCGACCCGGAGGGTGCGGCCTCCCGCGTCGGCTCCCGGGTCAAGACCTCGGGCGAGCCGCGCCGGGAGTGGCTCGCCGCCTGCGAGCGCGCCTCGCAGCTGGCCGCCGAGGCCGTGCGCGCCGGGCTGGCCGACTCCGAGTACGGCTTCACCGGCCTGCACGTGGCCGCCGCCGTGGCCGACGAGCTCGGCGACGGCGACACCCTCTTCGCCGCGGCGTCGAACCCCGTGCGCGACCTGTCCTGGGTCGGCCTGCCGTTCGCCGGCGTGCGCACGCTGACCCCGCGCGGGGCGGCGGGCATCGACGGCTCGGTCTCCCAGGCGATCGGCGCGGCCCTGGCAGCCCAGGCCGAACACCCCGAACTGCCGACGGCCCCGCGCACCGTCGCCCTGCTCGGCGACCTGGCCTTCCTGCACGACGTCGGCGGCCTGCTCATCGGCGCGGAGGAACCGCGCCCGGAGAACCTGACGATCGTGGTCGCCAACGACGACGGCGGCGGCATCTTCGAGTCCCTCGAGATCGGCGCGCCCGGTCTGCGCCCGGGCTTCGAGCGGGCCTTCGCCACGCCGACCGGCGTGGACCTGGGCGAGCTCTGCGCCGGCTACGGGGTGGAGCACGCACGCGTCGGAAATCTCGACGAGCTCGTCGACGCCCTCGTCGACGCCGCCGAGCACCCGCGCTTCCACGTCATCGAGGCGCGCACGACGCGGGCCACGCGGCGCGCGCTGAGCGAGACGGTGCAGAAGGTCGCCCTGCGCGCCGTCGGTGAGGACGCCGCCGCGCCGGCGGAGGACGCGTGA
- a CDS encoding polyprenyl synthetase family protein, producing the protein MKTHGEGTPDVVSGSLPLSDEALAARLNDAMARVEDLLERKLSEGDEIVSEKVLHLAKAGGKRFRPMFALLASEYGDRPMCDDVVKAAALVEMTHLATLYHDDVMDEAQRRRGVESANARWGNSVAILAGDRLLALASGLMADLGVATVRHFSETFGELVTGQMRETVGARGGDPIEHYTQVIREKTGVLIASAGYLGGLHGGADTERISALHGYGRAIGMVFQIVDDIIDVFSDPEESGKERGTDLREGVFTLPVLYAMAEDNETGARLRELLDGPVTDDAVLTEVLELLERSGGRERALVDVRAWVDEAEQCLTHLPDGPVTVALRQLAEYTASRVG; encoded by the coding sequence TTGAAGACCCACGGTGAAGGCACCCCGGACGTCGTCTCCGGGTCCCTCCCCTTGAGCGACGAGGCCCTCGCCGCCCGGCTGAACGACGCCATGGCCCGCGTGGAGGACCTGCTCGAGCGCAAGCTGTCCGAGGGCGACGAGATCGTCTCGGAGAAGGTGCTGCACCTCGCCAAGGCGGGCGGCAAGCGCTTCCGGCCGATGTTCGCGCTGCTGGCCAGCGAGTACGGCGACCGTCCGATGTGCGACGACGTGGTCAAGGCCGCCGCGCTGGTCGAGATGACGCACCTGGCGACGCTGTACCACGACGACGTCATGGACGAGGCGCAGCGGCGCCGTGGCGTGGAGTCGGCGAACGCGCGCTGGGGCAACTCCGTGGCGATCCTCGCCGGCGACCGGCTGCTGGCCCTGGCCTCCGGGCTGATGGCGGACCTGGGTGTGGCCACCGTGCGCCACTTCTCCGAGACCTTCGGCGAGCTGGTCACCGGCCAGATGCGCGAGACCGTCGGTGCGCGTGGCGGCGACCCGATCGAGCACTACACGCAGGTCATCCGCGAGAAGACCGGTGTGCTCATCGCCTCGGCCGGCTACCTGGGCGGCCTGCACGGCGGCGCCGACACCGAGCGGATCTCCGCGCTGCACGGCTACGGGCGCGCGATCGGCATGGTCTTCCAGATCGTCGACGACATCATCGACGTCTTCTCCGACCCGGAGGAGTCCGGCAAGGAGCGCGGCACCGACCTGCGCGAGGGCGTGTTCACGCTGCCGGTGCTCTACGCGATGGCCGAGGACAACGAGACCGGCGCGCGGCTGCGCGAGCTTCTGGACGGCCCCGTCACCGACGACGCCGTGCTGACCGAGGTGCTGGAGCTGCTGGAGCGCTCCGGCGGGCGCGAGCGCGCGCTGGTCGACGTCCGCGCCTGGGTCGACGAGGCCGAGCAGTGCCTGACCCACCTGCCCGACGGGCCGGTGACGGTGGCGCTGCGCCAGCTGGCCGAGTACACCGCCAGCCGCGTCGGTTAA
- a CDS encoding phospho-sugar mutase translates to MGTDSELTTPAAGDEALIAHARQWAEHDPDPATAAEVRGWIDSGDTEALAAAFAGPLAFGTAGLRAAVGAGESRMNRAVVIRTTYGLMRWLRRTVEDPVVVVGCDARHGSAQFQKDVAKVVAAGGGTALVLPAENPTPLTAFTVRQAGADAGVMVTASHNPPADNGYKVYLGGRVVTDDGQGSQLISPADKEIAGEIAAAPAADEILAAAEASPATTSGFGEIRQVDTRAEYIVRALKLTGPVTDLTIALTAMHGVGAAIGQNLLSRAGFTVSLVPEQAQPDPDFPTVEFPNPEEPGALDLGKAHAEKIGADVLIAYDPDADRCAVAVPGDSGWRQLTGDETGALLGDYLARRAAGAGGSGNDAADEKGTFANSIVSSRLLGRIAKHYGYGHKETLTGFKWISRVSGLVFGYEEAIGFCPDPGAVHDKDGISTSVVLASLAAELKAEGKTLLDRLAEIHAMVGPLTTRPLTFRVADTSLIGKAMKKVAAKPPTEFAGSPVAETKEFSQGFIFFTEADDRVVVRPSGTEPKLKCYLESPDPERLAPISEDLRAYFDL, encoded by the coding sequence GTGGGCACCGATTCTGAACTGACGACGCCGGCCGCGGGCGACGAGGCGCTTATCGCGCACGCCCGCCAGTGGGCCGAGCACGACCCGGACCCGGCCACCGCCGCCGAGGTGCGCGGCTGGATCGACTCCGGTGACACCGAGGCGCTTGCCGCCGCGTTCGCCGGGCCGCTGGCCTTCGGCACCGCCGGTCTGCGTGCCGCGGTCGGTGCCGGGGAGTCCCGGATGAACCGCGCCGTGGTCATCCGCACCACCTACGGTCTGATGCGCTGGCTGCGCCGCACGGTCGAGGACCCGGTCGTGGTCGTCGGCTGCGACGCCCGGCACGGCTCGGCGCAGTTCCAGAAGGACGTCGCGAAGGTCGTGGCGGCGGGCGGCGGCACCGCGCTGGTGCTGCCGGCGGAGAACCCAACGCCGCTGACCGCGTTCACGGTGCGCCAGGCAGGTGCCGACGCCGGCGTGATGGTCACCGCCTCGCACAACCCGCCGGCCGACAACGGCTACAAGGTCTACCTGGGCGGGCGCGTGGTCACCGACGACGGTCAGGGCTCGCAGCTGATCTCGCCGGCCGACAAGGAGATCGCCGGGGAGATCGCGGCCGCCCCCGCGGCCGACGAGATCCTCGCCGCCGCCGAGGCCAGCCCGGCCACGACGTCCGGTTTCGGCGAGATCCGCCAGGTGGACACCCGCGCCGAGTACATCGTCCGCGCGCTGAAGCTGACCGGCCCGGTCACCGACCTGACGATCGCGCTGACCGCCATGCACGGCGTGGGCGCGGCCATCGGCCAGAACCTGCTCTCCCGCGCCGGGTTCACCGTCTCGCTGGTGCCCGAGCAGGCCCAGCCCGACCCGGACTTCCCCACCGTCGAGTTCCCCAACCCGGAGGAGCCCGGTGCGCTGGACCTGGGCAAGGCCCACGCGGAGAAGATCGGCGCGGACGTCCTCATCGCCTACGACCCGGACGCCGACCGCTGCGCGGTCGCCGTGCCCGGCGACTCCGGCTGGCGCCAGCTGACCGGTGACGAGACGGGCGCCCTGCTGGGCGACTACCTGGCCCGCCGCGCCGCCGGCGCCGGGGGCTCCGGGAACGACGCCGCCGACGAGAAGGGGACCTTCGCCAACTCGATCGTCTCCTCCCGGCTGCTCGGTCGTATCGCGAAGCACTACGGCTACGGCCACAAGGAGACGCTGACCGGTTTCAAGTGGATCTCGCGGGTGTCGGGCCTGGTCTTCGGCTACGAAGAGGCCATCGGCTTCTGCCCGGACCCGGGCGCGGTGCACGACAAGGACGGCATCTCCACCTCGGTGGTGCTGGCCAGTCTGGCCGCGGAGCTGAAGGCCGAGGGCAAGACGCTACTCGACCGGCTCGCGGAGATCCACGCGATGGTCGGCCCGCTGACCACCCGCCCGCTGACCTTCCGGGTGGCGGACACCTCGCTGATCGGCAAGGCGATGAAGAAGGTCGCCGCCAAGCCGCCGACGGAGTTCGCCGGTTCCCCGGTCGCGGAGACGAAGGAGTTCTCGCAGGGCTTCATCTTCTTCACCGAGGCCGACGACCGCGTCGTGGTCCGTCCCTCGGGCACGGAGCCGAAGCTGAAGTGCTACCTCGAGTCGCCGGACCCGGAGCGCCTGGCGCCGATCTCGGAGGACCTGCGCGCCTACTTCGACCTCTGA